DNA sequence from the Mauremys mutica isolate MM-2020 ecotype Southern chromosome 9, ASM2049712v1, whole genome shotgun sequence genome:
ATAGCCTTTGTAAGTCAGCTACCTGCCCGGTGTAGGCTCCATCTTGGGtagaatataaataaaacaaagagaagaGATTTTCTCCTATGCTTCTCTCATCTTCCCTTTTCACCCTCTCAGACACTTTAGCTCTATACCCCTCCTTCCACTTCCTATGTCTCTCCTTCCCCAGACGCCAGTACAGAAAGCAACCCAGTAAGAGCAGAGAATGCTGCCCCTAGCCCCTGCTTTCAGTACCGGAACCAGCTCCAGGGATGTGTGATGCTCTTGATTTAAATCTTCTTTAGTTCTTTCCTTTTTCCCTAAGGAGCAATGTACGTTTACAGTGAAATGCTGCCAACGTCATTCTGTTTCTGACAGTAAGACAGAAATATCCGCCTTTCCCAACTGACTGCTCATCATTGGTTGTCATGACCCATCTGTGAGATACTGGATGTGAGGATACACTTAGGAAGCTTTATACTCTTGATCTGTTAATGATATTGGCAATCCATATAGTCGAGGTACTTCTACTACAGTCATGTAGAGAGAGAACAGTGTTTATAAATTCATCCGATGATTATAATTGGAGCTGTCATGCTGGACTTGGCCCTTAGTCTCAGCTAGGCAGGGCAAGGAAAACACCCCTCTCCAGGGGGATGGAAATGCTTAAGTTTTAATTATCAGTAAAATAACCCCTATTTTCCTTTTAAAGGACCATATTATAGTCTTAGTCTATGTTTTAATGAGGTACAAGACCATTAAGCCCCAAAAGTGTGTGtgccacatctgtaaaatgtttCTTTTGAGTTAACTGTGGAATTAACATTCGCACTATATTCTAATCTTCCTGGAAATAAATTGTTGATGCAAACCaagatttttctctctcctctcggGTGTGTTGTATTAATAGACTGTTCAGACTGTGGCTTCAACACGTGGCATACAAAACCAGTACATGTAAAATTCCCTCTTCTGTTCCATCTCATTCAGATCCCCTCTTGTTCTTATGCCTCCTGTCTCCTATAACATAAACATGCACCTTTGTTCATTCTCACATAGATGTGTAggccctcacccacccacccccaattcTTAAAGAGGTTATTTGGAACTGACCATTTCTTTCCTGGTTCTGTTCCTCTAGTGTCCAAAACAACGTGTGAGGCCATTCACCATGCTAGTGTTACAATCCCTTTTCCATCACACTGAGTTCACTTAATAGAGTATGTTTGATTAGTAGAGTTCATCATAGCTTTTCTCACTAGACGTGATTAGCACAAGCATCTCCTATCTGATTTCACCACCTCTTCTGAAGAGTGCACTACGTTCGGTACAAACCCACTCTTTaccccttcccagccctcctGGATCGAAATGTCCCCCCTTTTAACAAGCTCGTATATATCTCGAGTCAGGTCAGTGAAGGCCTTCTCTACGTTAATGGCATCCCGAGCAGATGTCTCAATGTACTTCATGCCATATGCAGCAGCCAGTTTCTCAGCCTCGTGTCTAGTGACTTGCCGCTGTGTGTCAAGGTCACATTTGTGACCTACCAAAACGAAGACAATCTGGTAGGGCTGGACGTGCACCTTTGTCTCTTCTAGCCACTCATGGACGTTCTGGAAGGACCTGCGGTTTGTAATGTCAAATAAGAGGAGCCCGCCTACTGAGTTTCTGTAGTAGGCTCTGGTGATGGATCTGAAAAAGAACCCCCCCCGCCCAACAAGAAAGTAAAGATCATTTTAGAAGTTGAACATTTTTGGGGGACAAGTTTTGTCCTTTTGTTGGTAGTGGTTGAAATTTTCATTTCCCCaaacatttttgaccagctctatttgtTAGCAGGTAGTTGGGTTCAAAGACTTATAAGCTAGAAGGGGTCATTATGATGatgtaatctgacctcctgcacaacaggCCAAAGAATTTCACCTGATAATTTCTGCTTCAAACCCATAACTCTCTTTTTGAAGTATAAAATCTCTTTTAGAAAGCCAGCCAGTATTGACTTACAGACTTCAAATGACAGAGAATGCACCACTTCCTTTGAtaggttgttccaatggttagtctccctcactgttaaaaattactgccttatttctactctgaatttgtctagcttgagCTTTTGGTCATTGGATCATGCTGTGCCTTTGTCTGCCatctcagaaatctcttccccggatacaccatgatcaagtcacttcATGTTTAGAGCCACTGTACCATACCCCTTCCCTAAAAGGGGTCTCTCTGGAACCAAGCACTCAGCAGGTTCTAGCTTTTTGTAAGGCAAAGAGGGCATTTTCAAAGGCCTGCAGTGGAATTGGAAGCTGGAGCCTAGAAACTATGAAAAATCAAAGACATCATGTGCACACACGTGCACTTTCATTCTCTTACAGCTGCTGTAATGGCTTGTGGTAGAGGCATCACAGCCAACGCATTGCTAAGGAACATTCAAGCCGCTCTCTGGTGCAACACCTACTTGAAgcaaggtgttggggacagggatATTATTGATTGTTAGCAATGATACAGTTTAATAATAATGCTGGCTGAAAATATGGGGAACAAATTCCACTGACAatgttgtgccttttttttttttttggtcaaaaatgtAAATCTTTTCCAAATGCTGGCACCAGCACTATTTGTtcattatcatttttgttgccctgcaAGACTTGAACTCATGGGGCTACAGCCACAGAAGCCTTTACGCTCCTAACTGCTGCTTTTGGCATCTAAGTTCAAAATGTAGCCCCTCAACCCTCTGCTCAGTTGCTGCCTAACCCTGGAGGCACCCAAAGTTCCTGGGCACCTAAGTTTCCCCTGCTAAAGTCTCTGCCCATAGGCATATGCAAATCCATCGAAGTTCTGCCACTGCTGATGGAGATggagtgattagagcactcacctgagaggtggaagACCCAAATGCAAATCCCCAGGCTGTCTAAGAGGGAAGCGAGTGCCTGAACCACAGGGCTGTAGGGCATTCTGGGGTGGGCTCACTCGATCTTTTGTGTTGCagctgtttcactttgtataaaatacttaaaCAGTCATTGGGCCAAAGAACGAATGACTCTATAGCCATGAGGCTGGTGCATTCTCCCCGCAGCCCCAGgtcccagttccctgctctaaGGGCTAGCTAAGTTTTATACAACgcggaacagtttcaacaggagagacctgTGACAAGTATGGCCCCTTCCTGCAATATCCTCagcaaaccttattgaattaagtttaaatgtctttggagtccattgtattaaatacaAAGGTTAAGTATTATTCGGGGCCTGGATGATCAAAGGGCTATATTGAACAATGtgtagggtggccagacagcacatgtgaaaaatcgggacgggggtagggggtaataggagcctatataagaaaaagacccaaaaagtgggactgtccctataaaatcaggacatctggttaccctaacaATGTGGCAGACAAGAATGGGCTTTTGGGACAATAGGTATGACATGGATTTCCTGGGGAATCACTGGGGGAGGAGAATGCAAAGTCCCCAGGTCcggttatgcaaaaacccagccgTTTGACGCCCGGCCCTGAGGAGAGGCCTGCGTTCCCAGATCAAAGGGCCAAGCTGGGCACGGGAATGCTGAAACTATTCTGGTTCTGAGCCAAGATGGTTATGAATGTgtaaccacaaaaaaaaaaacccttggtgGGTTTGGCTGGACTGGCACCTACCAGAGTCCTTGTTGGCACTGGGGTAGTGATCGTTAATGAAGAACCTACATGCCTGCTAATAAACTGAatggtttttaatgttttctctgtggtgcttttaccttaagaataaatgtgcttgcttagaaagagctgtggggtaacttgtaactgctggccaTTAGAGCTGCTCATGGGCTTCGAAGAGAATGGGAAGTGTAGATGTTGGCCTGGTTAtacagtctggcttgctggggatatcatagGTCAGatagggaactgtgcagcctggaaaaattcCAGTCCGGAGGGCCATAGTCAGAGATGCGGTTTCTGCCCAGGAGAGGTGATGACTGAGGAGCTGGAAGCCTACagtgggtgcccttggtggaccatGATGGGGAAATAGAGGTGGCGTTGCCCTGAAGTGGgacaacccccaccccagaatacctatagcctggtggttagggcactcacctggggtcAGGTCCCTGCTCCGGATCAGACAGAGTGGGGACTGAAGCAGGGTTTCCCGCACCCTGGCTGAATGTTCTAACCAGTGGGCTGTAGTGTAAAAGGAGGCCCACTCCTTCCCCTCACATGTTCACAAGAAAGGACTGACCTGCTTTAAGCACCTACTGCTGGAGAAGGTTCCTGGCTCTGAATCCTGAGTGGAGGGAGGCACCTAGCCACCTTTGACGGGCAAGGCTTGGGCCTCCCccctattggctagcttaggtggctccctgatCAGCATGTTGGCTTCTGGCTCCCATCGTTAAGCTCCTGACTCTCCAGCTGCATTGTCTAGGGAGCttggggactgaggactccagtgGGCGGCAGGGCAcctaaagttaggcattgcaacgctgagcctaagtcccctttgtggatctggcccatggtaACTGAAGCATCTGGATTTTCAGGTGGAGGATGAAAAATGAAGGCCCCGATAAATGTTTTACAGTCCCCAGGTGTTACTAAAATGAGTGTGGTTTTCTTTTCTGTACAATATGTGGCATACAGGAGTCTGACCCAACTCCCTTTGCTGTCCGTCTCTCCATTGCCTCCAGAAGAACATGGCTCAGGCAGGCCCACAAAGAACGGCTCCTACATTAACACTCATGTGGGCTGATCTTCCTGATGGAACAATCCCAAGCATACAGCGAAGTGTAAGAAGGGCACTTTGATTGGCATTAGGCCTCTTCCTTTTGTTTCCAGCTCCACTGAATTACGGCCATAGGTACTTGATCCTTCTACTACCAGTGATgctttaggccccaattcagttGAGCACCTGTGCACCTGCTTTTGCTATTAGGCTTCTAGTGGAAAATAGCAAATGCCAATGGATTTGTGTCCTTACATGCCTGACCATTCACAGGTTCTCTGTTCTCACTGCTGCAAAAAACAACATGCTGGGAACCGTGAGGCACCTTACAAGAGCTTTGTGAGCCAGGGTGGCTGCATGTGCAATGAGAACTGTGATGTGAGAGCAAGCCAATCTGTGTATTATTCATGCTGTAAACTGAAGTACTACAAAACCAGCCCGTGAACTTTAGCCCGAGCAGATTTACATTTTGATGACAACTAAACTTGAGTAAATACCAAAGAAGCTGTAGAATGCTTGCTGACTGGTGTTTTCTGTGCAGGTTAAGGGATTCATTGTCAATCCAGAAGGAAGTATACATTTCTCCCTGGAGGAGATCAGGCTCCTGAACACTCTTGCCTTTGTGGGATCCTCCTATTTCATGATGGAACGTATTCCTGCTCTTTTATCATAGGACAGGAACCGATTTCTCAATCTAGAGCAACCAGAATCATAGCGAGGGGTCGGTGGGTCCTGCAAAATCTTTGTGTATCCAGAGAAATTGCCCCACAGATGACTATTTGGGGCTTCCAAGTTTTGCTTTATCAACAGCAAGCAGCACTGCTGTAGTGTGATGGGAGACGAGCCCCAgggcagagagagaagagaacagAGAAGAAGGAGGATTCCTTGCCTGTGCTATAGATAATCAATGCCCTCCCAAGTCTCTGGCTCTGAGACATAAGCAGCTCTGAATATCTAGGTGAGTGCTATCTAGCCGGGTTCTGGAGCCTTTAAGTTCTCCCCTACACCACACAGAGCATACTGCTCCCCAGTATAGTCAGTGCTTTAGCCATGGCTCCTCTTCTCTCTGGGGCAAACTCACCAGTGATGCGAGAGGTGCCTTAGAAAGATTTAATAGGACATACGTTAAacagtgggaggggtggggtctcAGATCATATGGCTGGTGAGGCCTCCCACCTTTGTTGAAAGAGGAgaacgtgtggggggaggggaggattcaATCTTTAAGCAAGATGCCCTTTTTCCAAAAGGTTTGTTAGTCGTTGGCATTAGAGAGGCAATAATAAAACCAAAAAGAAGATTTTGCACAGTCAGACAAAAatcatttcccctccccactgctcatCTTTCAGCTTCTGGAGCTGTCATCATCTCACTGGTTACGAGTCAGGCAGGGTTATCGTTAGGATGAAGAAAGAGTTCTCCTGCTCCCATAGTCTAGCCAGGATGGACAAAGACcagaatttctaatgtaaaaagcaTCAGGAAAAAACCACCAAACTCCCTTTTCCAGGTCTTCTTTGTATGGCATCAAGAATGAGTCCGTTTTTCTTTTTGCCCCTTTACTGGTCTCTTTTAAAACGGTGACGTCATTATATACGAGAAAGGTCATTTTTACAACATTGTGGAGGTTTCTAAAATCTGGTAGCTCGAATTAATTCTCCCTCTGAGGGCCGCAGGCTTTTCAGGCTTGCGTGTGAAAGCTAGTACCAGGGAAATACGCTAGCACACTCATGGTGGTGTAGGGTGATACTGCACTAGCTCCCAAACGTTTTTTCACAGGTTGAACTACTTGAGATGTCCTTTCATGGACACACCCCCTGCCAACCCCAGCTTCCATGTCTTTGCTACAGCAATTCCATTGTTTGCTTACATGGAAAAAGTAACTCTAGGGTAGTATTAAAAAGACAGGTGAAAATAAACTCGCTTTGATCTCATGGCTGCGGCTCCTCCTGTTTTGTAGCTGTGCTGTTCCTGGACCTGGATTAGGGTTAGAGTTAGGGATACTTCCAGCATCCTGGAATGCTCTTCCTGGACCTGATTCTGACCTCAGTtattctggtgtaaatcagaagcaagtccactgaagtcagtggctcagtcaaagttaagcacgtgcttgagtgctttgctgaaccagggccCAAAACAACATGGTCTGTGGGACACACAATATGCTGTGGAGAATAGTCTTACCCAGCGTGCACCTAGCCGGTTTGCTGTCCCAAATGTCTGTCATTCTGTGATTTCATGTCTTCTTGCCCTGAATGTACTGCTGAAGGCCACGCGATTGGGTAACGTTAACAAGAACAAAAGACTTTGCaacctgtgttatgtgaagattTGTGCGGCCACTTGCAGCCCAGCTGTCTAATTTCACCAGGCGGCCTTCCAGCCACTTACAGGAGGAGGGAAAGATTCAATCAGCAATCGACTCCAGCTCGGAGTCTCCTGCCCAGGTATAGGGCAGAACAGGCAGAATCAAGATTCAGAATCGGTGGGCCAAATTAAGACCTGGTCCAAATGGGTGGAATCAGGGGATAAGTAACTGACTGGTGTAATTTGCCCCATTTAGCATTCGAGATGTATGTAAAACAAGGGGTAAGCAGCCTCAGTATTCCCACGATTTCTAAGACTTTAAAGCAAGAAAAAATATTGTAGGGGAAAATCTTTCAAGCCTTCTTTGTGCAGCATAAAGCATGGGGGTGGGCGCACACTGGCATaagctcatttttttaaaattccttaacTGGTCACCTTTCCATTCCAAGCCCTGGATAGAGTCTGTAGCAACTGAAAGCTGGGACCTGCCCTCTCCCAATGGTATAAATCTGGTGTTTCTAGCCCTGAATGAATGCAAGATATTAGACCTTAAACATGTCACTAGCTAAGGACTGAACACTGTCCATCCTGGGCCACAGCCAGTGTCGTCTGAGCAAATGTAGGGAGGGATTCAGCAACTGAAATGTTTCTGAATCAGGTTAACAAAAAATGGCAGCTTTCTGAGGCTGCTCAGAGGTTTGGCAGGATGGAAGTTGCCCAATAGGGAGTTGGATGAGTCAGCAGAGGGCAGGTGAAAGAGGTATGATAAATACAATTATCACATGGCTGCAATTTACCACAGGGTTCTGCAGTGAATCTCGTGGATATCCCCCCATATAGTCCTTTTCTTTGCTAATGAAGTCAAGTTTGCTACccattaggcctggtctacaccgggTGTGTGAGTGgtggggtgtcgatgtaagatacgcaacttcagctacgggaatagcgtagctgaagtcgacgtatcttatttcgacttatctcccatcctcacggcgcgggatcgacagcgcgtctagacgagacacgatatatcgatccccgatagatcgatcactacccgcctggacgtacccttagtctcttAAATTACTCGTCCCCCGTTCAGTATTCAGTGCTAGAGGCTGTGAGGCACGCTACTACAGTACTCTCCCTATATGTAACTGTTATTTCCAGTCAGCCTAAAATCCTTGAACTGCCCTGGTTGATCTCCATCCCATAGCCTAGAGCCTTCAATGGAGCTGCTGCACTACTGACAATCCGGTTGAATATTTAGATGCCTCAGCTAAGGCcttaggaacctaactttaggcaaCCATGTttgaaacgcttgtctgctgttTCTTTACTCCAGCCTGTTCCATGTTCTTCCTTCATCTTCCTGCATAAACTGCATTTTTGATGTGAAGACGCTAACAATTTGCAATGAATTTGCCTTGACTTTCTGTGCTTGGTGAATATTAATGTCTGTTCCCATAGATAACACGCAGAGAtctgttttgatttattttcacTCAGGCCAGTGGGAGGCAAACAAGCCTTGTTATGTTTCAAAATCTTCCATTCATCCTCCGCAGTAGAGAGAGAGGCTGTGTGCTTCTGGATAACTTGGACAGACGTTAATACACGCTCAGAATGTGTATTTTGCCTACTACATCTTTTTGGGCTCAGCAGAAAATTAAACACTAAATCTTCtctgtgccattgacttcagcgggagtcAGATGTGAACaaagcaagcaggatttggctctaaaTGGAACTACATCTGGGTCTCTGTGTTACAATTTATAATTTTGGCTTGCTCGGTATATTGCACAGATACTTACAAACCAAGTCTGAAGAGGGTATGTATGGTGCTACATCTTGCTGCTCGAAAGACTGTTTAGAATTCCAGTTTGCATAAAATAGCATCAATGGACAAATAATTCATAATGACATCGAGGGACCATTTTTTCTGGCTTCCAAGGGCCTGATTTCTCAACCTTCACATATTAACAACGATGGTTTTTCTAATCAGAATTGTGCTAACTCTTTCGATTTCATTCATTCCACCTCTGAGGTTTGAACTTATTGTTCTGTTGCATCAAAAACCAGAGCAGGCTCACTGACTGAAAACCCACCTAGTTCTTTGTGCAAAAGGCAAAGGCCTCACAGAAAAAGCTGAACAGCTGCTAGCTAATTTCATTCAGTGCGGGCTGGACAACACCCCCAGCCAAAGGGGGAAATCCAGATTCCCTCCACCTAACACACTTGAAAAGCCAGCTCTGCTCTCCGGCCCAACAGCCAGGGACCAGCCTTTTCTCCATGCCCAGCCAGGTGTCTGAGGGTTGCAGTGTAGTGGGGGGCGAGCCCTGGGGCAGACAGACAGGCCAGTTCGATTTGCTCCAGCCCGGGCGGGGCTTGctgccttccctgccccagtggcAGACGGTTGCCCAGGCCCGCGTAGGGTCACAAGGAGAGAGGGAGCCCTGGGATGCGGCCCCTGCGGGCGCTGCCTTGAACACAGGCGCTGCTGGGTCCCAGACCAGGTGCCTCCATCCCCTCGCCCTCCGGGAGGCCCCGGCTGAGGCCAGGCCGCTCTCGGGGAGCTGCACCGCGCTGGGTGCGGGCGAAGGGCCCTGAGCCAGGCCCGCGGGTGGGCTCCAGCTTTGCTCTGTCGCCTGGAGCGggctggctcctctcctctcccccgggGCCGCCCCTGCAGCCCGCCCTGCGCGGCCAGGGCGCAGCGCTTCCCTCGGCTCCATCCCAGCGGCTCCCCTGCTACCCCGGGCCCTAACCGAGCCACCCCGGCGGGCTGCAACCCAGCCCCGGGCGAGCTCGCTTCCCCCAGCCGGCGGGCACAGATCCCACCGCCCCCGCCTCCTCTCACCTGAACCGCTCCTGCCCGGCCGTGTCCCAGATCTGCAGCTTGATCCGCTTCCCCGGCTCAATCTCCACCAGCCGGGAGAAGAAATCCACGCCCACCGTGGGGTCCGAGACCTGGGCGAAGCGCCCCTCGGTGAAGCGGCGGATCAGGCAGGATTTGCCCACGGTGGAGTCTCCGATCACGATCAGGCGGAACTGGTAGAGCCAAATCGCTTCCAtgcttcccctccgccccccccgcgCAGCGGCTCGCGCAGCTCTGGCCTCGCGGAGCGCTGCGCCCGGGGCAATGCAGCCGCTGCACAGCGCCTAGGGCCGGGCACGCTCCGCACAGCCCATGCCGAGCCGCGCGCGGGTGCGAGGGAGGCTCTGCGGCCGGCAGGTGCCCGGCGCTTCTGCTCACAGTCCTGCAGgcacccagcagagggcgctgtaGGGACGCTGCCCACCAGAGGGCGCGCTGCGTGGCCCGCACTGCCCACCAGAGGGCGTCTCAGCCTCCCCGCTGCTGCTAGGTGCTGGCTCTCTGCTTTAGGAGAGAAATAGACGCGCTACAAGGGCAGGTCTGCGTGGCAGGTGGCTATCAGGGAAGCCTTCAGAATGCGTGGGAGCTCTGTTCCCCTGTCCAGTCATGGTTTCTGGCTGCTGGGAAATCTTCTTGCAGGAGATGCGGGTGGCAGGATTGCACCCCCGCCTCTGCCTCCAGTTCTGCAACACACACGCGAAATGGCTCTGCTGGAAATGCAAAGGTCAGATGGTCTCCATTTTGCCCCAGACCAGCCTAGATCTCCCTCTTCGCCAGCttgttgttttgcttttttaatcaGGATCCGACATGCATCTTGCTACTGATCCGTGTTTCCTGTTGCAATGGCAGAGAAATGCTTTTGTAATGCATTGAAAAGAACTTGGCAATGGCTGGCCTGGTTACAACAGCAGAAAGGGGGTTGGAATGAATTTCCAGCTCTCATTCAAGGGCTCCAACCTTTTCCCCCCCGCTGTGTTAACACAAATATCTAGAGCTATAACTCAGCAGCCTAAATCCAGGTCAGCAAGGAAGGACTCCAAGAAAAGGTTCTGAATCCCCCTCTCCGGTACCCCTCACCAAAACAGAATCCACCCTGCATACAGGAAGATCAAAGCCTCCAGGCTCAGGAAGTCCGAGCTTGATTAAAACAGAAAAACAGCCCGATGCTAGAAGGCTTCCTAGGCTCTATTATTCTGTGCCTCCAAGCAGGGATTACAAAGGGGATAGTCCTCAAGGGCATCCGGCTAGCTCCAGAGAAGAGGTTTCATCTGCAGACAGAAGAATCGCAGCCCTTCCTCCAGTGTGGGCTTCAGTCGCAGAGATGCCCAGGGTTGTAAAGATGGAGAGCTGGTGAATAGGGGATGCTGGGGATCACAGAGCTGATGAAATGGCAGCAACATCAGCACCAAACACTCTGACTCATCATTGGCATCAGCAGCTACTGTAATCTCTAGGATAGAGGAGCAGCCGCCTTCTGTCTTACTCTACCACATTGACTAGAAAAGAAACTacttacaaaaaaaaacaaacctaacaCAACAGAGATTCATATTTGAGCTGAAGACAAAGGAAATTAGCAAATGGATCAACCTGGTAAAAGAGGAGGCACATTGTGCAAGCCACCTAGACATGCTGGCAGTGAACATCTAATATTATCATGATTTATTATTTCTATGTTGGGAATCCCCATAATGTGCTAAGTGCTGTCCTCATGTACAGAAGAAACTGTCCCTggtccaaagagctcacaatctggATAATGATACTTTTAACTGGGTGACTAATGGAACACTTTGTACTTGAAATAAAATAGCTGCACTGGTATATCTTTGCAAATATTCACCCCTAAAACAAGTGgctaataaaaatattcaaataagGAATTATTTAAATATCACAAAACTTAGCCAACTCATTGATTAAATCTGACCACTTTTATTTTTCCAATGTTTTGAATGAGCGTTCCTATCTGCTACACACGATAGTTTTTTGAGCAACATCAGCATGGTTAGTGCTGTCCAAACAAAACCACAGAAACAAGTATCTGTATCTAGTAGCTTTCATCCTGAAGGAGCACACAGCATTTTGCACATTTAGAAGTAGCTCCACCCATCACTTacaatgcagccatctctggagtGGAACATGGCAGCTCTTTAACACCACATAGCTGCATCATACATCAAAGCCATGTGGGACAAGCTAATTAGATTATAAACTCAGGGTGGAGA
Encoded proteins:
- the LOC123377937 gene encoding ras-related protein Rab-39B-like; protein product: MEAIWLYQFRLIVIGDSTVGKSCLIRRFTEGRFAQVSDPTVGVDFFSRLVEIEPGKRIKLQIWDTAGQERFRSITRAYYRNSVGGLLLFDITNRRSFQNVHEWLEETKVHVQPYQIVFVLETGGIRTRGDLNEMEQKREFYMYWFCMPRVEATV